The Caenorhabditis elegans chromosome II genome has a segment encoding these proteins:
- the gcy-1 gene encoding Receptor-type guanylate cyclase gcy-1 (Predicted): protein MQIFTILLLFNIFPSIFVQNLPDTTVAPRTKRTIKIGIAAAQRIQTSSIGWSVCGGAVPLAIERLKEMGFVKDFDFEYIVDYTECDLGSVVRAGMEFIKTHKVDVIIGPPCAQALRLMSFLAENYKKPVLGWGFVSDTDLSDVIRFPHLTTVIPNSLMLGYAASKMLTTFHWNRVALLYYFSDVKYCSGVMNDIEATFNDPSTPNVNIVIKAEIYLNDNETTDNVFQTVKSRARIILWCTQTSVEKRDYLIKIATHDMIGDEYVHIMLSMRNVAFGTQTSLGKPTFSQSGLTPIWESFTEGTDGFEKMAKQAATRMFVLDVNSEVADKKYLEYMQKNIIKAVQSPPMNCSTVECMTANTTIMGGYARHLFDVVYLYGIALTHTNSTDPAVYGDVDVLVHQFVTSFQGMTGHVVISPNLTRMPIFQLYGLNSDYDQVALVDFTYTNSVMVPNVTLFYKDEGGAVWSYYGHSRPLDIPICGFLGKSCPVSFWEQYKILIFVAIAVIVLMVLIMIIGCLCVISGKRAERARINAEWQVPFAKLIESEKQVRGKGASRRSLQSAPSISTGHSGVTTVSDFCENYTMMMYEKEMVLTAKYQYTHLTKADKERFVKMRKLDHENINRFIGLSIDSAHFISVTKLCSRGSLQDILSRGNFSMDYFFMFCIIRDVAKGLEYLHKTFLRLHGNLRSATCLVNDSWQVKLAEYGMDNLVEEQTPPKKRLLWVAPEVLRGSLSVSQMEPSADIYSFAIIASEILTKKEAWDILDRKEDCEEIVYNVKKGGLFPIRPEIITDIHDVNPALIALVKDCWAEVPEDRPTAENICSQMKGLVSKQKTNLMDHVFNMLEEYTSTLEEEIEERTKELTLEKKKADILLSRMLPKQVAERLKAGQTVEPEGFDSVTVFFSDVVKFTILASKCSPFQTVNLLNDLYSNFDTIIEQHGVYKVESIGDGYLCVSGLPTRNGYAHIKQIVDMSLKFMEYCKSFNIPHLPRENVELRIGVNSGPCVAGVVGLSMPRYCLFGDTVNTASRMESNGKPSLIHLTNDAHSLLTTHYPNQYETSSRGEVIIKGKGVMETFWVHGRFGEMEPTELRSISNRSTPPVTNDRWIPNPSSSHGSRPSSVYDPLQGHQKFKMDTLKVAN, encoded by the exons ATGCAAATATTCACTATATTGCTACTTTTTAATATATTCCCCTCGATATTTGTACAAAATCTGCCGGACACTACAGTTGCACCGAGAACAAAGAGAACG ATAAAAATCGGAATTGCCGCTGCTCAACGAATTCAAACGTCATCAATCGGATGGTCAGTGTGTGGTGGAGCTGTGCCGTTGGCTATTGAAAGATTGAAAGAGATGGGATTTGTTaaagattttgattttga ATACATAGTAGACTACACAGAATGTGATCTGGGCAGTGTCGTACGTGCCGGAATGGAATTTATCAAAACACATAAGGTCGATGTAATAATCGGACCACCATGCGCACAGGCTCTCCGGCTTATGTCATTTCTAGCCGAGAACTATAAGAAGCCAGTTCTTGGATGGGGATTTGTGAGTGACACGGATTTGTCTGATGTCATACGATTTCCGCACTTGACAACTGTCATACCCAACTCATTGAT gCTTGGTTATGCTGCTTCAAAAATGCTGACAACATTCCATTGGAATCGAGTTGCATTGTTGTATTATTTCAGTGACGTTAAATATTGTTCTGGAGTTATGAATGATATAGAGGCAACATTTAATGATCCAAGTACACCAAATGTAAACATAGTGATcaaagctgaaatttatttgaatgatAATGAAACAACAGATAATGTTTTCCAAACTGTAAAGTCAAGAGCCAGAA taatcctttggTGCACACAAACATCAGTGGAAAAGCGagattatttaattaaaatagcAACACATGATATGATAGGGGATGAATATGTTCACATTATGCTATCAATGAGAAATGTTGCATTTGGAACACAAACGTCGCTTGGAAAACCAACTT TCAGTCAATCAGGATTGACACCTATTTGGGAATCATTCACAGAAGGCACAGATGGCTTCGAAAAAATGGCTAAACAAGCGGCGACTAGAATGTTTGTG cttgatGTAAACAGTGAAGTTgctgataaaaaatatttggaatacatgcaaaaaaatatcataaaagCAGTTCAGTCACCACCTATGAATTGCTCAACTGTTGAATGCATGACTGCTAATACCACT ATAATGGGAGGTTATGCTCGTCATTTATTTGACGTTGTTTATCTGTATGGAATTGCGTTAACACACACAAATTCAACAGATCCTGCAGTTTATGGTGACGTGGATGTGTTAGTTCATCAGTTTGTTACTTCTTTTCAAG GAATGACAGGGCATGTTGTGATTTCACCAAACTTAACCCGgatgccaatttttcaactatatGGACTTAACTCGGACTATGACCAAGTCGCCCTTGTTGACTTCACTTATACCAATTCTGTGATGGTACCC aatgtcacACTCTTCTACAAAGACGAGGGAGGCGCTGTCTGGTCTTATTATGGACACTCAAGGCCATTAGATATTCCAATTTGTGGCTTCCTTGGAAAATCATGCCCTGTTTCGTTTTGGGaacaatataaaattttgatttttgtggcAATAGCTGTAATTGTTTTGATGGTGCTCATCATGATAATTGGCTGCCTCTGTGTGATAAGCGGTAAACGTGCGGAACGAGCAAGAATAAATGCAGAATGGCAAGTTCCATTTGCAAAGCTAATTGAGTCAGAGAAACAAGTTCGTGGTAAAGGGGCAAGTCGGAGATCTCTTCAATCAGCTCCATCCATATCAACTGGGCACAGTGGAGTAACAACTGTCAGCGACTTTTGTGAGAACTATACGATGATGATGTATGAGAAAGAAATGGTATTAACTGCTAAATATCAGTACACCCATTTGACAAAAGCAGACAAGGAACGATTTGTAAAAATGAGGAAACTGGATCATGAAAATATTAACAGATTTATTGGTTTATCAATTGATAGTGCTCATTTCATTTCTGTAACAAAATTATGTTCAAGAGGGTCACTTCAAGATATTTTATCGAgaggcaatttttcaatggattattttttcatgttttgtaTTATCAGAGATGTGGCAAAG GGTCTGGAATATCTTCATAAAACATTCCTACGTCTTCACGGGAATCTCCGATCAGCCACGTGTCTTGTTAATGACAGTTGGCAAGTGAAACTGGCGGAATATGGAATGGACAATCTTGTTGAAGAGCAAACTCCTCCAAAGAAACGACTGTTATGGGTTGCTCCAGAAGTATTGAGAGGTTCTCTCAGTGTTAGTCAAATGGAACCTTCTGCTGATATATATTCATTTGCTATAATAGCATCAGAGATTTTGACAAAGAAAGAAGCATGGGACATTTTGGACAGAAAAGAAGATTGTGAAG AAATAGTATATAATGTTAAGAAGGGTGGACTGTTTCCAATACGTCCAGAAATTATCACAGACATCCATGATGTAAATCCAGCACTGATTGCTTTAGTGAAAGACTGTTGGGCAGAAGTTCCAGAGGATAGGCCCACGGCGGAAAACATTTGCTCACAAATGAAAGGATTAGTGTCAAA aCAAAAAACAAACCTCATGGACCATGTTTTCAATATGTTGGAAGAATACACTTCAACGTTGGAAGAGGAAATAGAAGAACGAACGAAAGAGTTAActttagaaaagaaaaaagcagaTATTTTATTAAGCCGAATGCTCCCAAAACAAGTGGCTGAAAGACTGAAAGCTGGGCAAACTGTGGAACCAGAAGGATTTGATTCAGTGACAGTATTCTTTTCCGATGTTGTAAAATTCACAATTCTTGCTTCAAAATGCTCCCCATTCCAAACTGTGAATTTATTAAACGACTTGTACAGCAATTTTGATACAATAATTGAGCAACATGGCGTATATAAAGTAGAATCAATCGGTGATGGATATCTTTGTGTATCAGGGTTACCAACAAGAAATGGATATGCACACATCAA ACAGATTGTGGACATGTCGCTGAAATTCATGGAATACTgcaaaagttttaatattccTCATTTGCCACGGGAAAATGTTGAGCTGAGGATTGGAGTGAACAGTG GACCCTGTGTTGCCGGAGTTGTCGGTTTATCAATGCCTCGTTATTGCCTCTTTGGAGATACTGTGAACACTGCATCAAGAATGGAGAGTAATGGAAAACCATCCCTTATACATCTAACAAACGATGCTCATTCTCTTCTAACCACTCATTATCCAAATCAATACGAAACGAGTTCCCGAGGAGAAGTAATTATAAAAGGAAAAGGAGTTATGGAAACATTTTGGGTGCACGGCAGATTTGGTGAAATGGAACCAACCGAGTTAAGAAGCATTAGTAATCGGTCAACACCACCAGTAACCAACGATAGATGGATTCCAAATCCATCAAGCTCTCATGGATCACGTCCTTCGAGTGTATATGATCCATTACAGGGAcatcagaaatttaaaatggaTACATTGAAAGTAgcgaattga
- the sfxn-1.1 gene encoding Sideroflexin-1.1 (Confirmed by transcript evidence) — MNNLVVNQTVLPDISKPKWDQGTYAGRAKHFFSSTNPLTLFSSRIQQEKCKEIVTNYKTGVISPTLTVDELWKAKTLYDSTYHPDTGEKMFFLGRMSAQMPGNMVTTGMLLGLYRTLPGVVFSHWFNQSFNAVVNYTNRSGNSKATNERLFVSYCCATSGAMTVALGLNKMVKNSHGLAARLVPFAAIALANAINIPMMRSNEASEGMELKDENDQLVGKSQKMAALSIAQVTLSRIAMAMPYMVMTPIIMNRITRTAYYRTRPWMQKYSEIPIQTLIAGIGLYFTTPLCCALFPQKSSVEVEKLESSVQKEIMSRPNPPKIVYYNKGL, encoded by the exons atgaataatctGGTCGTGAATCAAACAGTTCTTCCGGATATATCGAAACCCAAATGGGATCAGGGAACTTATGCGG GTCGTGCAAAGCACTTTTTCTCGTCTACTAATCCTCTCACTCTATTTTCGTCACGAATCCAACAGGAAAAGTGTAAAGAGATTGTGACAAATTATAAAACGGGTGTAATAAGTCCAACGTTAACTGTTGATGAACTGTGGAAAGCAAAAACGTTATACGATTCCACGTATCATCCGGATACCGGTGAGAAAATGTTCTTTTTGGGGAGAATGAGTGCACAG atgCCGGGGAACATGGTTACCACTGGAATGCTTCTTGGTCTCTACCGTACATTGCCTGGTGTAGTATTCTCACACTGGTTCAATCAATCCTTTAACGCAGTTGTCAACTATACGAATAGAAGTGGAAATAGTAAAGCTACCAACGAACGTCTCTTCGTGTCTTATTGCTGTGCAACCAGTGGAGCGATGACTGTAGCACTTGGACTTAATAAAATGGTCAAA AATAGTCACGGTCTTGCTGCTCGTCTAGTACCATTTGCTGCAATCGCATTGGCAAATGCAATCAATATTCCAATGATGAGAAGCAA cgaaGCCAGTGAAGGAATGGAATTGAAAGACGAAAATGATCAACTTGTCGGCAAATCTCAGAAAATGGCTGCATTGTCAATTGCCCAGGTTACTTTGAGTAGAATTGCAATGGCAATGCCATATATGG TAATGACACCGATCATCATGAACCGCATCACTCGTACCGCATACTACCGTACACGCCCTTGGATGCAAAAATACTCGGAGATTCCAATCCAGACTTTGATTGCCGGCATCGGACTCTATTTCACCACTCCACTGTGCTGTGCCTTGTTCCCTCAGAAAAGTAGCGTGGAAGTTGAGAAGCTGGAGTCAAGTGTGCAAAAAGAAATCATGTCACGTCCGAATCCTCCAAAAATTGTGTACTACAACAAGGGACTTTGA
- the AH6.3 gene encoding uncharacterized protein (Confirmed by transcript evidence): MDYIQMLFTASILSLGYLVFICGKKKKPKPTASTESVSPLNEPKPPPQSAVPQKPAAPAAEEKAPVDPKDPKSKDVDEAKKPDPANSKKSNKSKKPEKGSKKSKKSEKSKKKKTEEKVMSEDKPERPDKLTEEEKPDAKEKKEIEKEKTKEKEKTKEKEKTQEKEKSKDETVPKQHAPSLKRQEGDKNPEITNPIVTPETDEFPTIDEDAEKTKKTEKKDVKTEGTLKKN; the protein is encoded by the exons ATGGATTATATTCAAATGCTCTTCACAGCTTCGATTCTTTCCCTTGGATACCTCgttttt atttgcggcaaaaaaaagaaaccgaaGCCAACCGCTTCTACTGAATCGGTTTCACCACTCAACGAACCTAAACCTCCACCGCAATCTGCTGTGCCTCAGAAGCCTGCTGCACCTGCGGCAGAAGAAAAGGCTCCAGTGGATCCGAAGGATCCAAAAAGTAAAGATGTGGATGAGGCGAAG aaaccagatcCAGCGAATTCAAAGAAGTCCAACAAATCGAAGAAACCAGAGAAGGGCTCGAAGAAGTCTAAAAAATCGGAGAAgtcaaagaagaagaagacggagGAGAAGGTTATGAGTGAGGACAAACCTGAAAGACCGGATAAATTGACGGAGGAGGAAAAGCCGGATGCaaaggaaaagaaagaaattgaaaaagagaaaaccaAGGAAAAGGAGAAAACTAAGGAAAAAGAGAAGACTCAGGAGAAGGAAAAATCGAAGGATGAGACGGTTCCAAAGCAGCATGCACCATCTTTGAAACGTCAAGAAGGAGATAAG aacccaGAGATAACGAATCCAATCGTGACTCCGGAAACTGACGAGTTCCCAACAATTGACGAAGACGCGGAGAAGACGAAAAAGACGGAGAAAAAGGATGTGAAGACCGAAGGaacattgaagaaaaattag
- the sra-1 gene encoding Serpentine receptor class alpha-1 (Partially confirmed by transcript evidence) — MSNITSASAAQIDHASSWNFRFAVFCSQLSIISTFILSVIAVKWIFTKSTFQTSTKIILVFNFVYANIHQFMYAIISLGMAYKGIFLLDETCEWLITEKDCLLYTEVLYVGISGMIYSQTGILIERAFATLYRNYTAKISRLVGIIISTFVLIMSIATYQIIISDDPLEGVVLSCFVPAQHSAQRANTFLFIALILTFVNLISSAAVMFYNKRLEYSIRYKVRERFKKREAIYSTHTICVVCMAQFVTMLVYSSGVLILRCNMSNILLTTFYKLITWVYTVQYNALLFPLILIFRIRATKLSRTKKIQDITSANQSQTEHYNQITSAWKIT; from the exons atgtcCAACATAACCAGCGCATCTGCAGCTCAAATAGATCATGCGTCTAGTTGGAATTTCCGTTTCGCAGTGTTTTGCTCTCAATTGTCTATAATTTCTACTTTCATTCTATCAGTTATAGCTGTAAAGTGGATATTTACAAAGTCCACATTTCAGACATCAACTAAAATTATCCTAGTTTTTAACTTTGTCTATGCAAACATACACCAATTTATGTATGCAATTATATCA CTGGGCATGGCTTACAAAGGAATATTTTTGCTTGATGAAACATGTGAATGGCTGATAACTGAGAAGGATTGCCTTCTATACACGGAAGTTCTATACGTTGGAATTAGTGGAATGATTTACTCACAGACTGGAATTTTAATTGAGAG AGCATTTGCTACCTTATACAGGAACTACACAGCAAAAATAAGTCGATTAGTTGGTATAATCATCTCAACTTTTGTGCTCATAATGAGTATTGCCACGTATCAAATTATAATCAGTGACGATCCTCTTGAAGGAGTAGTACTTTCATGTTTTGTCCCGGCTCAACATAGTGCTCAACGAGCCAACACATTTCTATTTATTGCATTGATTTTGACctttgtaaatttaatttcgtcaGCAGCCGTGATGTTTTATAACAAAAGATTGGAGTATAG CATTCGGTATAAGGTCCGCGAAAGATTCAAGAAGCGTGAAGCAATTTATTCAACTCACACTATTTGCGTAGTATGCATGGCTCAATTTGTAACAATGCTCGTGTACTCATCAGGAGTTCTTATACTTCGATGCAACATGAGCAATATATTGCTTACtacattttataaattaattacTTGGGTTTAT acagttCAATATAACGCTCTTCTATTTCCTCTTATTCTGATTTTCCGGATTCGTGCGACAAAATTGTCCAGAACAAAGAAAATTCAGGACATCACTAGTGCTAATCAATCTCAAACGGAACATTACAACCAGATTACTTCGGCGTGGAAAATCACTTGA
- the AH6.17 gene encoding PP_kinase_C domain-containing protein (Confirmed by transcript evidence), translating to MLPDNTIRQSTIVHLKPEPRSKDEWTIDVIAADELHRNIRQIVNRKFQNDVDCTWWGCIDG from the exons ATGTTACCTGACAATACGATCAGACAGTCCACAATTGTCCATTTGAAACCTGAGCCAAGAAGCAAAGATGAATGGACAATCGACGTAATTG ctGCAGATGAACTACATCGAAACATTAGACAGATTGTGaatagaaaattccaaaatgatGTAGACTGTACCTGGTGGGGCTGTATTGATGGAtga
- the mex-6 gene encoding Zinc finger protein mex-6 (Confirmed by transcript evidence) gives MTATSNSAPLAGGSLSSSATAQPPQPPPGHQQQHPLPQIYDSQMQYYYGSSMPNQPIPTYTAQNGAPQQFGTPPYYQDANGQFGQVPAQQQMMTAGHPYFYMAQPQQGGQHVAQSGQPQIFYYQQPLGQMAQQAAPMYFHPMQAASTPMLSEQMSMMPQIQSTNPQQSEQLRKSGAQISTTRTVPLTSSTPLPTSREYETVQRDRNRNSQSRYQCPIEHDDLPIDEISKITIDNHNDDTMSAEKENRFNKNRVEKLGRRGFAKPEVDSQLPHNFKTRLCMTHAAGINPCALGARCKFAHGLKELRASDIPTRYPNNKYKTKLCKNFARGGSGVCPYGLRCEFVHPSDTEFQNIPPYQRKMVEEHDSIPEDYVVARYQPRFMHTSGKATTPTKVTLKQRNVAGSMMCLSNTGRDLEAGGDFNHPEINENDLPPHLRRIRRGNPPVTRSRPSFSTKWTSVENLGLRGHY, from the exons ATGACAGCAACATCCAATAGTGCGCCGTTGGCCGGTGGATCATTGTCTTCTTCAGCAACGGCACAGCCACCACAACCACCTCCAGGACATCAACAGCAGCATCCACTTCCTCAAATCTACGATTCGCAG aTGCAATACTACTACGGATCTTCCATGCCCAATCAGCCAATTCCAACGTACACGGCACAAAACGGAGCACCTCAACAGTTCGGCACACCACCGTACTATCAAGATGCAAACGGACAATTTGGACAGGTTCCCGCTCAACAGCAAATGATGACTGCTGGTCATCCATACTTTTATATGGCCCAGCCGCAGCAAGGAGGACAGCACGTTGCACAATCTGGACAACCGCAGATATTTTATTATCAGCAACCATTGGGTCAAATGGCTCAACAAGCTGCTCCAATGTACTTCCATCCAATGCAAGCTGCTTCTACTCCTATGCTTTCTGAACAAATGAGTATGATGCCACAAATCCAGTCGACTAATCCTCAACAGTCTGAACAACTGAGAAAATCGGGTGCTCAAATAAGCACCACGCGTACAGTTCCGTTGACTTCGTCGACTCCGCTCCCAACAAGTCGCGAATACGAGACTGTCCAACGCGATCGAAACAGGAATAGCCAATCAAGATATCAATG TCCTATTGAACATGACGATCTTCCCATCGATGAGATCTCGAAGATCACCATCGACAATCACAACGACGATACCATGAGTGCTGAGAAGGAAAATCGTTTCAATAAG aatcgtGTTGAGAAATTGGGTCGCCGTGGGTTCGCCAAACCAGAAGTTGACAGCCAACTGCCACACAACTTTAAGACTCGTCTTTGCATGACGCACGCAGCTGGAATTAATCCTTGTGCATTGGGTGCTCGGTGCAAGTTTGCTCATGGGCTCAAAGAGCTCAGAGCTTCTGATATT CCGACTCGTTATCCGAACAATAAATACAAAACTAAATTGTGCAAGAATTTTGCGCGTGGAGGATCTGGAGTTTGCCCATATGGGCTTCGATGCGAGTTTGTTCACCCATCGGATACGGAATTCCAGAATATTCCTCCATAT caacgTAAGATGGTCGAGGAACACGATTCTATTCCGGAAGATTACGTTGTAGCTAGATATCAGCCACGATTCATGCATACCAGTGGAAAGGCTACGACTCCAACGAAGGTCACCCTCAAGCAACGAAATGTGGCTGg TTCCATGATGTGCCTCTCCAATACTGGACGCGATTTAGAGGCAGGAGGTGATTTCAACCATCCGGAAATCAATGAAAACGATTTACCACCACACTTGAGACGGATTCGCAGAGGCAATCCACCTGTAACCAGAAGTCGTCCATCTTTCAGTACGAAATGGACATCAGTGGAGAACCTCGGTCTGCGAGGACACTATTAG